The window GCCAGCGGGCATGATGGTTACCAGCGGCGAGCACCACGGCACGCTGCAATCTTTCCGTACGCTGTCGGAAACCGGCATCGATATTATGCAGCCGGACGTCGGCTGGTGCGGCGGCCTGACCACGTTGGTCGAAATTGCCGCGATCGCCAAAGCGCGTGGACAGCTGGTGGTGCCGCACGGCTCATCGGTCTATTCGCACCATGCGGTGATCACCTTCACCAACACGCCGTTCAGTGAATTCCTGATGACCAGCCCGGACTGCTCAACGCTGCGTCCGCAGTTCGACCCGATTCTGCTCGATGAGCCGGTGCCGGTGAATGGTCGCATTCACAAATCCGTGCTGGATAAACCCGGTTTCGGCGTCGAGCTTAACCGCGACTGCAACCTGAAACGCCCTTATAGCCACTAACGACCTGCGCGTTGCCGTACAGACGGCAACGCCCTCCATGTTGAGGAACTTGCTATGAGTACTGCTTTACTTGACGGCGTGGTGAAGAAAAACCGCGCGCGTTTGATCCCGTTTATGCTGACGCTGTACGTGCTGGCGTTTCTGGACCGGTCGAACATCGGCTTCGCCAAAGAGACCTATCAGATTGATACCGGCCTGAGTAATGAGGCCTATGCGCTCGGCGCGGGGATTTTCTTTGTGGTTTACGCCTTCCTCGGCGTGCCCGCCAACCTGCTGATGCGCAAACTGGGGGCGAGAACCTGGATTGGCGCGACGACGCTGCTGTGGGGCTTTCTTTCCGCAGCGATGGCCTGGGCCGATACCGAAGCAAAATTCCTGATTATCCGCACCCTGCTGGGGGCGGCGGAAGCCGGATTCTTCCCCGGCATGATCTATCTCACCTCGCAATGGTTCCCCCAGCGCACCCGCGCCAGCATTATGGGGCTGTTTTATATGGGGGCACCGCTGGCGCTGACGCTGGGCTCGCCGCTCTCCGGCGCGCTGCTGGAAATGCACGGTTTCCTCGGTCATCCTGGCTGGTTCTGGATGTTCGTTATCGAAGGGTTGCTGGCGGTGGCGGCAGGGGTATTCACCTTCTTCTGGCTGGATGATACGCCGCAGCAGGCACGTTTCCTCAGCGACGGGGAAAAGGCCGCGCTGATAAGCCAGCTGGCGAGTGAGGAAGAGAAAAAGGTGACCTCAAAACTGAGCGATGCCCTGCGTAACGGACGCGTCTGGCAGCTGGCGATTATCTATCTGACGATCCAGGTCGCGGTGTATGGCCTGATCTTCTTCCTGCCGACGCAGGTGGCGGCGCTGCTGGGAACGAAAGTCGGCTTTACCGCCTCGGTGGTTACCGCCATTCCGTGGGTTGCCGCGCTGTTTGGCACCTGGCTTATCCCACGCTATTCCGACCGTACCGGCGACCGACGGAATGTCGCAGCGCTGACGCTGCTGGCGGCAGGGATCGGCATCGGGCTTTCCGGCCTGGTTTCGCCGGTGCTGGCAATTCTGGCGCTTTGCGTCGCGGCGGTGGGCTTTATTGCCGTGCAGCCGGTGTTCTGGACCATGCCGACGCAGCTGCTGTCCGGGA is drawn from Citrobacter rodentium NBRC 105723 = DSM 16636 and contains these coding sequences:
- a CDS encoding MFS transporter, with protein sequence MSTALLDGVVKKNRARLIPFMLTLYVLAFLDRSNIGFAKETYQIDTGLSNEAYALGAGIFFVVYAFLGVPANLLMRKLGARTWIGATTLLWGFLSAAMAWADTEAKFLIIRTLLGAAEAGFFPGMIYLTSQWFPQRTRASIMGLFYMGAPLALTLGSPLSGALLEMHGFLGHPGWFWMFVIEGLLAVAAGVFTFFWLDDTPQQARFLSDGEKAALISQLASEEEKKVTSKLSDALRNGRVWQLAIIYLTIQVAVYGLIFFLPTQVAALLGTKVGFTASVVTAIPWVAALFGTWLIPRYSDRTGDRRNVAALTLLAAGIGIGLSGLVSPVLAILALCVAAVGFIAVQPVFWTMPTQLLSGTALAAGIGFVNLFGAVGGFIAPILRVKAETLFASDAAGLLTLAGVAIIGALIIFTLSVNRTASQPDAAHQ